Proteins from one Desmodus rotundus isolate HL8 chromosome 9, HLdesRot8A.1, whole genome shotgun sequence genomic window:
- the GRIN2C gene encoding glutamate receptor ionotropic, NMDA 2C isoform X1 — translation MSVALTLAFTSCLSVHLFLHAAVSLPVPTLISLQDPPADMGGALGPALLLTSILGAWAGPGLGQGEQAVTVAVVFGSSGPPQAQARTRLTPQSFLDLPLEIQPLTSGVNNTNPSSLLTQICGLLGAARIHGIVFEDNVGTEAVAQILDFISSQTHVPILSISGGSAVVLTPKEPGSAFLQLGVSLEQQLQVLFKVLEEYDWSAFAVITSLHPGHALFLEGVRAVADASYVGWQLLDVLTLELGPGGTRAHTQRLLRQVDAPVLVAYCSREEAEVLFEEAAQAGLVGPGHVWLVPSLALGSTDEPPAVFPVGLISVVTESWRLSLRQKVRDGVAILALGAHGYQRQHGTLPAPAGDCRSHPGPVSPAREAFYRHLLNVTWEGRDFSFSPGGYLVQPTMVVIALNRHRLWEMVGRWDHGVLHMKYPVWPRYSASLQPVVDSRHLTVATLEERPFVIVESPDPGTGGCVPNTVPCRRQSNHSFSSGDTAPYTKLCCKGFCIDILKKLAKVVKFSYDLYLVTNGKHGKRVRGVWNGMIGEVYYKRADMAIGSLTINEERSEIVDFSVPFVETGISVMVARSNGTVSPSAFLEPYSPSVWVMMFVMCLTVVAITVFSFEYFSPVSYNQNLTSGKKPGGPSFTIGKSVWLLWALVFNNSVPIENPRGTTSKIMVLVWAFFAVIFLASYTANLAAFMIQEQYIDTVSGLSDKKFQRPQDQYPPFRFGTVPNGSTERNIRSNYRDMHTHMVKFNQRSVEDALTSLKMGKLDAFIYDAAVLNYMAGKDEGCKLVTIGSGKVFATTGYGIALQKESHWKRAIDLALLQFLGDGETQKLETVWLSGICQNEKNEVMSSKLDIDNMAGVFYMLLVAMGLALLVFAWEHLVYWKLRHSVPSTSRLDFLLAFSRGIYSCFSGVQSLASPTRPPSPDLTANSAQASVLKMLQAARDMVTTAGVSSSLDHATRTIENWGNRRAPPAPACPSPRPPTPGLPPDPNPKGWGPPGSGCAALGRRTPQLLGRPPTPRPRLPNVSRLSSRRAWEVRWPVRTSRCRRHLSASERRALPERPLSPECCHYSSFPRADRSGRPFLPLFPEPPEPEDLPLLRPDQLARREALLHAAWARGPRARHASLPSSAAEAFAQPSPLSARCARSACWRLAQAQSMRLPSYREACQEGVWAGVPVWTHRQHACLHAHAHLPLCWGIVCPHLPACARHGPWLTGAWGPPGHRGRTLGLSTGYRDSGGLEEVSRAACETHGFLGPCTWRRINSLESKV, via the exons ATGTCTGTTGCTTTGACCCTGGCTTTCacctcctgtctgtctgtccatctttTTCTCCATGCCGCTGTCTCCCTCCCTGTGCCTACCCTGATCTCTCTGCAGGACCCTCCAGCGGACAtgggtggggccctggggccagccCTGCTGCTCACCTCGATCCTTGGTGCCTGGGCAGGGCCGGGCCTGGGGCAGGGCGAGCAGGCTGTGACGGTGGCCGTGGTGTTTGGCAGCTCGGGGCCACCTCAGGCCCAGGCCCGGACCCGCCTCACCCCCcagagcttcctggacctgcCCTTGGAGATCCAGCCGCTCACCTCGGGGGTCAACAACACCAACCCCAGCAGCCTGCTCACCCAGATCTGTGGGCTCCTGGGCGCGGCCCGCATCCACGGCATCGTCTTTGAGGACAACGTGGGCACCGAGGCCGTGGCCCAGATCCTCGACTTCATCTCCTCCCAGACTCACGTGCCCATCCTCAGCATCAGTGGGGGCTCCGCCGTGGTCCTCACCCCTAAG gagccGGGCTCCGCCTTCCTGCAGCTGGGCGTGTCCctggagcagcagctgcaggtgCTGTTCAAGGTGCTGGAGGAGTACGACTGGAGCGCGTTCGCCGTCATCACCAGCCTGCACCCGGGCCACGCGCTCTTCCTCGAGGGCGTGCGCGCCGTCGCCGACGCCAGCTACGTGGGCTGGCAGCTGCTGGACGTGCTCACCCTGGAACTGGGCCCCGGCGGGACGCGCGCGCACACCCAGCGCCTGCTGCGCCAGGTCGACGCCCCGGTGCTGGTGGCCTACTGCTCGCGCGAGGAGGCTGAGGTGCTCTTCGAAGAGGCGGCGCAGGCCGGCCTGGTGGGGCCCGGGCACGTGTGGCTGGTGCCCAGCCTGGCACTGGGCAGCACCGATGAGCCTCCAGCCGTCTTCCCCGTGGGCCTCATCAGCGTCGTTACCGAGAGCTGGCGCCTCAGCCTGCGACAAAAGGTCCGCGACGGCGTAGCCATCCTGGCCCTTGGTGCCCACGGCTACCAGCGCCAACACGGCACTCTGCCCGCCCCGGCTGGGGACTGCCGCAGCCACCCTGGGCCTGTTAGCCCTGCCCGGGAGGCCTTCTACAG GCACCTGCTGAATGTCACCTGGGAGGGCCGAGACTTCTCCTTCAGCCCTGGTGGGTACCTGGTCCAGCCCACTATGGTTGTGATCGCCCTCAACCGGCACCGCCTCTGGGAGATG GTGGGGCGCTGGGACCATGGCGTCCTCCACATGAAGTACCCAGTGTGGCCTCGATACAGTGCCTCCCTGCAGCCCGTGGTGGACAGCCGGCACCTGACggtggccacactggaagagcgGCCCTTTGTCATTGTGGAGAGCCCAGACCCTGGCACAGGTGGCTGCGTGCCCAACACTGTGCCCTGCCGCAGGCAGAGCAACCACAGCTTCAG CAGCGGTGACACAGCCCCCTACACGAAGCTTTGCTGCAAGGGCTTCTGCATTGACATCCTCAAGAAGCTGGCCAAGGTGGTCAAGTTCTCCTACGACCTGTACCTGGTCACCAATGGCAAGCACGGCAAGAGGGTGCGCGGCGTGTGGAACGGCATGATTGGGGAG GTGTACTACAAGCGGGCAGACATGGCCATCGGCTCCCTCACCATCAACGAGGAGCGCTCCGAGATCGTGGACTTCTCCGTACCCTTCGTGGAGACGGGTATCAGCGTGATGGTGGCCCGCAGCAATGGCACCGTGTCCCCCTCCGCCTTCCTGG AGCCCTACAGCCCCTCGGTGTGGGTGATGATGTTCGTCATGTGCCTCACCGTGGTGGCCATCACTGTCTTCTCGTTCGAGTACTTCAGCCCCGTCAGCTACAACCAGAACCTCACCAGCGGCAAGA AGCCTGGGGGCCCATCCTTCACCATCGGCAAGTCCGTGTGGCTGCTGTGGGCACTGGTCTTCAACAACTCGGTGCCCATCGAGAACCCCCGGGGCACCACCAGCAAGATCATGGTCCTGGTCTGGGCCTTCTTTGCCGTCATCTTCCTTGCCAGCTACACTGCCAACTTGGCTGCCTTCATGATCCAGGAGCAGTACATCGACACTGTGTCCGGCCTCAGTGACAAGAAG TTCCAGAGGCCTCAAGATCAGTACCCACCCTTTCGCTTCGGCACAGTGCCCAACGGCAGCACGGAGCGGAATATTCGCAGCAACTACCGTGACATGCACACCCACATGGTCAAGTTCAACCAGCGCTCTGTGGAGGATGCACTCACCAGCCTCAAGATGGG GAAGCTGGACGCCTTCATCTATGATGCTGCTGTCCTCAACTACATGGCAGGCAAGGACGAGGGCTGCAAGCTGGTCACCATCGGCTCTGGCAAGGTCTTTGCCACCACTGGCTATGGCATCGCCCTGCAGAAGGAGTCCCATTGGAAGCGAGCCATAGACCTGGCGCTCCTGCAGTTTCTGGGGGATG GGGAGACACAGAAGCTGGAGACAGTGTGGCTCTCGGGGATCTGCCAGAACGAGAAGAACGAAGTGATGAGCAGCAAGCTGGACATTGACAACATGGCGGGCGTCTTCTACATGCTGCTGGTGGCCATGGGCTTGGCCTTGCTGGTCTTTGCCTGGGAGCACCTGGTCTACTGGAAGCTGCGCCACTCAGTGCCCAGCACGTCGCGGCTGGACTTCCTGCTGGCCTTCAGCAGG GGCATCTACAGCTGCTTCAGCGGGGTGCAGAGCCTGGCCAGCCCCACGCGGCCGCCCAGCCCCGACCTCACGGCCAACTCGGCCCAGGCCAGTGTACTCAAGATGCTGCAGGCGGCGCGCGACATGGTGACCACGGCTGGCGTGAGCAGCTCCCTGGACCACGCCACGCGCACCATTGAGAACTGGGGCAACCGCCGCGCGCCCCCAGCACCCGCCTGCCCCAGCCCTCGGCCACCCACCCCCGGCTTGCCCCCCGACCCGAACCCCAAGGGTTGGGGACCACCAGGCAGCGGCTGCGCCGCGCTGGGGCGCAGAACCCCTCAGCTCCTAGGCCGCCCTCCGACGCCACGGCCTCGCCTGCCGAATGTCTCCCGGCTGTCGAGCCGGCGGGCCTGGGAGGTGCGGTGGCCGGTGAGGACCAGTCGCTGCAGGCGGCACCTTTCGGCCTCCGAGCGGCGAGCGCTTCCGGAGCGCCCCCTGTCGCCCGAGTGCTGCCACTACAGCTCCTTCCCTCGAGCCGACCGGTCCGGGCGCCCCTTCCTCCCGCTCTTCCCGGAACCCCCGGAGCCCGAGGATCTGCCCCTGCTCAGACcagaccagctggcccggagggAGGCCCTGCTGCACGCCGCCTGGGCCCGGGGACCCCGCGCGCGCCACGCTTCCCTGCCCAGCTCGGCGGCCGAGGCCTTCGCCCAGCCCAGCCCGTTGTCCGCCAGGTGCGCCCGCTCGGCCTGCTGGCGTTTGGCGCAGGCACAGTCGATGCGGCTGCCGTCGTACCGGGAGGCCTGTCAGGAGGGCGTGTGGGCAGGCGTCCCGGTCTGGACGCACAGACAGCACGCCTGCCTCCACGCCCATGCCCACCTGCCGCTTTGCTGGGGGATTGTCTGCCCTCATCTCCCAGCCTGTGCCAGGCATGGCCCTTGGCTCACTGGGGCCTGGGGTCCTCCTGGGCACAGGGGCAGGACCCTGGGGCTGAGTACAGGCTACAGGGACAGTGGGGGGCTGGAAGAGGTCAGCAGGGCAGCCTGTGAGACACATGGTTTCCTGGGACCTTGCACCTGGAGGCGGATCAACAGCTTGGAGTCAAAAGTGTGA